A genomic stretch from Methylorubrum extorquens includes:
- a CDS encoding conserved protein of unknown function; putative Methyl-accepting chemotaxis protein (Evidence 4 : Unknown function but conserved in other organisms): MNDLSLADVVGASAQALKSRASSNLGAIQLIANRMKLLALNALIEAAHAGEKGAGFSVVAQEVRTVSTEVETLAAALGTGLSTGVDNLTEAVARLTGEARAARCVDLALNAVELIDRNLYERTCDVRWWATDAALVACGRDPSPENAAYAGERLGVILSAYTVYLDLWLCDLQGRVIAHGRPDTYPDILGAQVEAETWFRDACALRSGDDYTAVDVRTEARLRGAQVATYCASVRESGRPDGAPLGILAIHFDWQPQARAIVQGVRLGAGERERTRVMLLDARNRVIACSRNEGVLSETYRLRTDGRSQGHYRDGDRLVAFHDTPGYETYGGLGWRGVIEQRSVEGGTNSLP, encoded by the coding sequence ATGAACGACTTGTCCCTTGCCGACGTCGTCGGTGCGTCAGCGCAGGCCCTGAAGTCCAGGGCCTCTTCCAACCTCGGCGCCATCCAGTTGATTGCCAACCGCATGAAGCTGCTGGCCCTGAATGCGCTCATCGAGGCGGCCCATGCCGGCGAGAAGGGGGCGGGATTCTCGGTCGTTGCGCAGGAAGTCCGAACCGTTTCGACCGAAGTCGAGACGCTGGCCGCAGCCCTGGGGACGGGCCTCAGCACCGGCGTGGACAACCTCACCGAGGCCGTCGCGCGGCTCACGGGCGAGGCGCGTGCGGCCCGCTGCGTGGACCTCGCCCTGAACGCCGTCGAACTGATCGACCGGAACCTCTACGAGCGCACCTGCGACGTGCGCTGGTGGGCGACCGACGCCGCTTTGGTCGCCTGCGGCCGGGATCCTTCGCCGGAGAATGCGGCTTATGCCGGCGAGCGGCTCGGGGTGATCCTGTCGGCCTACACGGTCTATCTCGATCTCTGGCTGTGCGATCTTCAGGGCCGGGTGATCGCCCATGGCCGCCCCGATACCTATCCGGACATCCTCGGCGCGCAGGTCGAGGCCGAGACCTGGTTCCGGGACGCATGCGCCCTGCGGAGCGGCGACGACTACACGGCGGTCGACGTGCGGACCGAGGCGCGCCTGCGCGGCGCACAGGTCGCCACCTACTGCGCCAGCGTGCGGGAGAGCGGTCGCCCGGACGGGGCGCCACTGGGCATCCTCGCCATCCATTTCGACTGGCAGCCGCAGGCCCGCGCCATCGTCCAGGGCGTCCGGCTGGGCGCGGGCGAGCGGGAGCGCACCCGCGTAATGCTGCTCGATGCCCGCAACCGCGTGATCGCCTGCTCCCGAAACGAGGGGGTGCTGAGCGAGACCTACCGGCTCCGCACCGACGGCCGGTCCCAGGGTCACTACCGGGATGGGGACCGCCTCGTGGCCTTCCACGACACCCCCGGCTACGAAACCTATGGGGGCCTAGGCTGGCGCGGCGTGATCGAGCAGCGGAGCGTCGAAGGCGGCACGAATAGCCTTCCATGA
- a CDS encoding RND efflux transporter, MFP subunit (Evidence 2b : Function from indirect experimental evidences (e.g. phenotypes); Product type t : transporter): MRSGVGFVITGLVVGALGIAGGAWWGAGHPIPGFLAHHLKVAGRAGPKKKEEPRLAVKAVRASRQDVPVAFEYTGTIVSPRDAALQARVTGFVMERPFEPGGHVKKGQVLFRIDPRPFEVALKSAEALRDQAKATVSFAQAEVNRTEQLADKGFATEQRAQQNQSNLATATAKLEEAEAAIARQRLNLEYAVIRAPFDGRSSLSMANIGDMVIENQTSLVSVVQVNPIDVQMALSSEDAEAVRVAQGEGRVKVQLLDVGREPVREATIYRLDNRFDPRTGRRLIQAWLDNADERYLPGRFVRARIEVGRQDRLLVPTVALSAQLDQQVVWTVDDTGTVHMTAIEVGDVYGDNTAVLKGLKPDTLVVTDHLQSLRQNLKVEPRIGDEVSAVGNTPAQGEARH; encoded by the coding sequence GTGCGGTCAGGCGTCGGCTTCGTCATCACCGGCCTCGTCGTCGGCGCGCTCGGAATCGCCGGAGGGGCGTGGTGGGGGGCCGGGCACCCGATCCCCGGCTTTCTCGCCCATCACCTCAAGGTGGCGGGCCGGGCCGGACCCAAGAAGAAGGAAGAGCCGCGGCTGGCGGTGAAGGCGGTGCGCGCCAGCCGCCAGGATGTGCCGGTCGCCTTCGAATATACCGGCACGATCGTCTCGCCCCGTGACGCCGCACTGCAGGCTCGGGTGACCGGCTTCGTGATGGAGCGCCCATTCGAGCCCGGCGGCCACGTGAAGAAGGGTCAAGTGCTGTTCCGCATCGACCCGCGCCCGTTCGAGGTCGCCCTCAAATCGGCCGAGGCCCTGCGCGACCAGGCCAAGGCCACCGTCTCCTTCGCCCAGGCCGAGGTGAACCGCACCGAGCAGCTCGCCGACAAGGGCTTCGCCACCGAGCAGCGCGCCCAGCAGAACCAGTCGAACCTCGCCACCGCCACCGCCAAGCTCGAAGAGGCGGAGGCCGCCATCGCCCGCCAGCGGCTGAACCTCGAATACGCGGTGATCCGCGCACCCTTCGACGGGCGCTCCAGCCTGTCCATGGCCAATATCGGCGACATGGTGATCGAGAATCAGACCAGCCTCGTCTCCGTGGTGCAGGTGAACCCGATCGACGTGCAGATGGCGCTCTCCTCCGAGGATGCGGAGGCGGTGCGGGTCGCTCAAGGAGAGGGGCGGGTGAAGGTCCAGCTCCTCGACGTGGGGCGCGAGCCCGTGCGCGAGGCCACGATCTACCGCCTCGACAACCGCTTCGATCCCCGCACCGGCCGCCGCCTGATCCAGGCCTGGCTCGACAATGCGGACGAGCGCTACCTGCCCGGCCGCTTCGTGCGCGCCCGCATCGAGGTCGGCCGGCAGGATCGGCTCCTGGTGCCGACGGTCGCGCTCTCGGCCCAGCTCGACCAGCAGGTGGTCTGGACTGTGGACGACACCGGCACGGTCCATATGACCGCGATCGAGGTCGGCGACGTCTACGGCGACAACACCGCCGTGCTCAAAGGCCTGAAGCCCGACACGCTGGTCGTGACCGACCACCTCCAAAGCCTGCGCCAGAACCTCAAGGTCGAGCCGCGCATCGGCGACGAGGTCAGCGCCGTCGGCAACACCCCCGCCCAGGGCGAGGCGCGGCACTGA
- a CDS encoding RND efflux transporter, HAE1 family, translocase subunit (Evidence 2b : Function from indirect experimental evidences (e.g. phenotypes); Product type t : transporter), with product MFSTFVDRPILAGVISVIITVIGIVAGLTLPVAQYPEIAPPIINVQATYPGASAQQAYESIAIPLEQEINGAPNLIYIQSTSSTDGSVSIDATFAVGSNLDAAAAEVLTRSSRAEAKLPEAVRAQGLEIQKSSRQRLGNVVLYADPSTGFDELFLANYAETQVIKPLRRVTGMGRILNFSNMRYAMRIWLDPAKMEALALSTETVLQSIQAQNAQITTGSLGKLPMDRATPFELQLVTKGRLTRPEEFGNIVLRANPDGSVVRVSDVGRVELGSEQYGVTSNFDGQPSATLGIFQNPDANAVEVMNGTRATMADLAERFPPGLHYSIALDSTEFVKEAIYEVVRTLFEAILIVTVVTYLFLQNWRATLIPTIAVPIALIGTFGPMALLGFSFNTLSLLGLVLAVGLVVDDAIIVVENTERLMAEGMAPKPASREAVNEIGGPVIATTLVLAALFVPVAFIPGLTGQLYNQFALTIAISVLISAIVSLTLTPALCGLLLKPHAKDGPRKTRWWRKPLDGFNVALERSADFVARTIGWLSRHIVLTLAVFALFAGATVLLLMQRPTGFVPDEDQGYLYAEVAMPLGASVQRTEAMNARFGEVLRARDDVDHTIGVSGRSFLADTVAPFYGFNIPVMKPWDERTTTVDDLIRDMEERFKHDPDGQVRIAAPSPLPGLGSRGGLTLEIQDRSGNGGLGLAQTASTFIEKIRALPGVANATPTTDWGVPQIRLDIDRAKAEQLGVPLARLFEALGTYVGSSFVNLFNRFGFVYQVYVQSDASGRRLFQDLESLTVLNAQGEPVRLGSLVQAKFSTGPTAVLSYNTYPAIEVAVTVAPGSSSGTVIEAIEALAEDLPRNSSIEWSEIAYQEKIAGNVAPLIFGLGVFMIFCFLAGQYESLRMPLVILLATPLAIFGAVGFLALRGMPLDVFGQIGLLLLVGLAAKNAILLVSFAEDLRRQGRDALEAAQHATRMRMRPILMTSFAFILGSVPLAIASGAGAGARLSMGTVVIGGLLVATILTLFVTPVFYVAAERLRGEGATASEPGQGESGKGETGKEEQGATA from the coding sequence ATGTTCTCCACGTTCGTCGACCGGCCGATCCTCGCGGGCGTGATCTCCGTCATCATCACGGTGATCGGCATCGTCGCCGGGCTGACGCTGCCGGTGGCGCAGTATCCCGAGATCGCGCCGCCGATCATCAACGTCCAGGCGACCTATCCCGGCGCCTCGGCCCAGCAGGCCTACGAGTCGATCGCGATCCCGCTGGAGCAGGAGATCAACGGCGCGCCGAACCTGATCTACATCCAATCGACGTCCTCGACCGACGGCAGCGTCTCGATCGACGCGACCTTCGCCGTCGGCTCGAACCTCGATGCGGCCGCAGCGGAAGTGCTCACCCGGTCGAGCCGCGCCGAGGCGAAGCTACCCGAGGCGGTGCGCGCGCAGGGGCTGGAGATCCAGAAATCGTCGCGCCAGCGGCTCGGCAACGTCGTGCTCTACGCCGACCCGAGCACCGGCTTCGACGAGCTGTTCCTGGCCAACTACGCCGAGACCCAGGTCATCAAGCCCCTGCGCCGGGTCACCGGCATGGGCCGGATCCTGAACTTCTCCAACATGCGCTACGCCATGCGCATCTGGCTCGATCCGGCCAAGATGGAGGCGCTGGCGCTCTCGACCGAGACCGTGCTCCAGTCGATCCAGGCGCAGAACGCACAGATCACGACTGGCTCCCTCGGCAAGCTGCCGATGGACCGGGCGACACCGTTCGAGCTGCAGCTCGTCACCAAGGGCCGGCTGACGCGGCCCGAGGAGTTCGGCAACATCGTCCTGCGGGCCAATCCCGACGGCTCGGTGGTGCGCGTCTCGGATGTGGGCCGGGTGGAGCTCGGCTCGGAGCAGTACGGCGTCACCTCGAACTTCGACGGCCAGCCCTCGGCGACGCTCGGCATCTTCCAGAACCCCGACGCCAACGCGGTCGAGGTGATGAACGGGACGCGCGCCACGATGGCGGATCTCGCCGAGCGCTTTCCCCCCGGCCTGCACTACTCCATCGCCCTCGATTCCACCGAGTTCGTGAAGGAGGCAATCTACGAGGTGGTGCGGACCCTGTTCGAGGCGATCCTGATCGTCACGGTCGTCACCTACCTCTTTCTGCAAAACTGGCGCGCCACGCTGATTCCGACCATCGCCGTGCCGATCGCGCTGATCGGCACCTTCGGGCCGATGGCGCTGCTCGGCTTCTCCTTCAACACCCTGAGCCTGCTCGGCCTCGTGCTCGCCGTCGGCCTCGTGGTGGACGACGCGATCATCGTCGTGGAGAACACTGAGCGCCTGATGGCCGAGGGCATGGCGCCGAAGCCCGCCTCCCGCGAGGCGGTCAACGAGATCGGCGGCCCCGTCATCGCCACGACGCTGGTGCTCGCCGCCCTGTTCGTGCCGGTGGCCTTCATCCCCGGACTGACGGGCCAGCTTTACAACCAGTTCGCGCTCACCATCGCCATCTCGGTGCTGATCTCGGCGATCGTCTCGCTGACCCTGACACCGGCCCTGTGCGGCCTGCTGCTGAAGCCCCATGCGAAGGACGGGCCTCGGAAGACGCGCTGGTGGCGCAAGCCGCTGGACGGGTTCAACGTCGCCCTGGAGCGCTCGGCCGACTTCGTGGCGCGCACGATCGGATGGCTCTCCCGCCACATCGTCCTGACGCTCGCCGTGTTCGCGCTGTTCGCCGGCGCCACCGTGCTGCTGCTGATGCAGCGTCCCACCGGCTTCGTGCCGGATGAGGACCAGGGCTATCTCTACGCCGAAGTGGCGATGCCGCTCGGCGCCTCGGTGCAGCGCACGGAGGCGATGAATGCCCGCTTCGGCGAAGTGCTACGCGCCCGCGACGACGTCGATCACACCATCGGCGTCAGCGGACGCAGCTTCCTCGCCGACACCGTGGCCCCGTTCTACGGCTTCAACATCCCCGTCATGAAGCCCTGGGACGAGCGCACCACCACGGTCGACGACCTGATCCGCGACATGGAGGAGCGCTTCAAGCACGATCCCGACGGACAGGTGCGCATCGCCGCCCCGTCGCCGCTGCCGGGGCTCGGCTCCCGCGGCGGCCTGACGCTGGAGATCCAGGACCGCTCGGGCAATGGCGGTCTCGGTCTGGCGCAGACGGCCAGTACCTTCATCGAGAAGATCCGCGCCCTGCCGGGGGTGGCGAACGCGACGCCGACCACCGACTGGGGCGTGCCGCAGATCCGCCTCGACATCGACCGGGCCAAGGCCGAGCAGCTCGGCGTGCCGCTGGCGCGCTTGTTCGAGGCGCTCGGCACCTATGTCGGGTCGAGCTTCGTCAACCTCTTCAACCGCTTCGGCTTCGTCTACCAGGTTTATGTCCAGAGCGACGCCTCCGGGCGGCGCCTGTTCCAGGATCTTGAGTCGCTGACCGTCCTCAACGCGCAGGGCGAGCCGGTGCGCCTCGGATCGCTCGTCCAGGCGAAGTTCAGCACCGGGCCGACGGCGGTCCTGTCCTACAACACCTATCCGGCGATCGAGGTGGCGGTCACGGTCGCCCCCGGCTCCAGTTCCGGCACGGTGATCGAGGCGATCGAGGCCCTGGCCGAGGATCTGCCGCGCAACAGCTCCATCGAGTGGTCCGAGATCGCCTATCAGGAAAAGATCGCCGGCAACGTCGCGCCGCTGATCTTCGGCCTCGGCGTGTTCATGATCTTCTGCTTCCTGGCCGGGCAGTACGAGAGCCTGCGCATGCCGCTGGTGATCCTGCTCGCCACGCCGCTCGCCATCTTCGGGGCGGTCGGGTTCCTGGCCTTGCGCGGCATGCCGCTCGACGTGTTCGGGCAGATCGGCCTGCTGCTTCTCGTCGGCTTGGCGGCCAAGAACGCGATCCTGCTGGTCTCCTTCGCCGAGGATCTGCGCCGACAGGGCAGGGACGCGCTGGAGGCGGCCCAGCACGCCACGCGGATGCGCATGCGCCCGATCCTGATGACCTCGTTCGCCTTCATCCTCGGCTCGGTGCCGCTCGCCATCGCCAGCGGCGCAGGCGCGGGCGCCCGGCTCTCCATGGGCACGGTGGTGATCGGCGGCCTGCTGGTGGCCACGATCCTGACCCTATTCGTCACCCCGGTCTTCTACGTCGCCGCCGAGCGGCTGCGGGGGGAGGGCGCGACGGCGAGCGAGCCGGGCCAGGGGGAGTCGGGCAAAGGGGAGACAGGCAAGGAGGAGCAGGGCGCGACGGCGTAA
- a CDS encoding conserved protein of unknown function; putative exported protein (Evidence 4 : Unknown function but conserved in other organisms) translates to MKLPSSLRARIVTVALIPCLAFGAVAGVAVAERAGQGRAMARMEEQVGLSVRIGAFVHEAQKERGASSLYLASKGTQFAPELAAQRKLTDAARVALIADLGAAGADAEFARKAAALREKLGGIERHRNAVDRLEASVPANLAVYTGLIAEALGAVRGVAQIAADPAIGARVSALSAFLSLKEFAGQERAAASAVFASGAIDLAGLRRLAGLASDQATFEGLFRAAGPTEEIAALDAANTSDAAREVARLRGLALGTAPGQALAFTDAKGWFGLATQRIDGLKGIEDRLTAGLARAAGTARSQAERTVLLWAGAALATLLLSATLAFGLGSAIARPLSRMARALTAIGRGETEVEIPVKGPGELRAIAAAALAFRDSVAERARIRAAQERGAEEEAVRRHAAMMAVADGFEARVGGIVEAVSAAAHQLEDAARAMSNAAGQTSALSASAAQASAQAARSSDGIAAATEELSASIREISAQVGSSALAANAAEEEAARTAGEVERLATAANNVGRIVGLISEIAGQTNLLALNATIEAARAGEAGRGFAVVAAEVKGLAAQTARATDEIAGRMAEIEAATGASVSGITGIARTIRDLSRISNDIAAAVEEQGAATAEIARTTVETSQGTRRASEDVAGVAHTADDASTGSAQVLGAASDLARQAAALRTEVGGFLNQVRAA, encoded by the coding sequence ATGAAGCTGCCCTCTTCCCTGCGCGCCCGTATCGTCACGGTGGCGCTGATCCCCTGCCTCGCCTTCGGCGCGGTCGCGGGGGTAGCGGTCGCGGAGCGGGCGGGGCAGGGCCGGGCGATGGCGCGGATGGAGGAGCAGGTCGGGCTCTCGGTCCGGATCGGCGCCTTCGTCCACGAGGCACAGAAGGAGCGCGGCGCCTCCAGCCTCTATCTCGCCTCGAAGGGCACCCAGTTCGCTCCGGAACTCGCGGCACAGCGCAAGCTGACGGATGCGGCCCGCGTCGCCCTGATCGCGGATCTCGGGGCCGCCGGAGCGGATGCGGAGTTCGCGCGCAAGGCGGCGGCTCTGCGTGAGAAGCTCGGCGGGATCGAGCGCCACCGCAACGCGGTGGACCGGCTGGAGGCCAGCGTGCCGGCCAATCTCGCCGTCTATACCGGCCTCATCGCCGAGGCCCTCGGGGCCGTGCGCGGGGTGGCGCAGATCGCGGCGGACCCGGCCATCGGCGCCCGCGTTTCTGCCCTGTCCGCCTTTCTCTCGCTCAAGGAATTCGCCGGCCAGGAGCGGGCGGCGGCCTCCGCCGTGTTCGCCTCGGGCGCGATCGACCTCGCGGGCCTGCGCCGGCTCGCCGGGCTGGCCTCGGATCAGGCGACCTTCGAGGGGCTGTTCCGCGCCGCGGGCCCCACGGAGGAGATCGCCGCGCTCGATGCCGCGAACACCTCGGACGCCGCCCGCGAGGTCGCCCGGCTCCGCGGCCTCGCGCTGGGCACGGCCCCCGGCCAGGCGCTCGCCTTCACCGACGCCAAGGGCTGGTTCGGGCTCGCGACCCAGCGCATCGACGGGCTGAAGGGGATCGAGGACCGGCTGACGGCCGGCCTGGCACGGGCGGCCGGGACGGCCCGGTCGCAGGCCGAGCGCACGGTGCTGCTCTGGGCCGGGGCGGCGCTGGCGACCCTGCTGCTCTCAGCGACGCTCGCCTTCGGCCTCGGCTCGGCGATCGCGCGCCCCTTGAGCCGGATGGCGCGGGCGCTGACCGCGATCGGGCGGGGCGAGACCGAGGTCGAGATCCCGGTGAAGGGTCCGGGCGAGCTCCGCGCCATCGCCGCCGCGGCTCTGGCCTTCCGCGACAGCGTGGCCGAGCGCGCCCGCATCCGCGCGGCGCAGGAGCGCGGCGCCGAGGAGGAGGCCGTCCGGCGCCACGCGGCGATGATGGCGGTGGCCGACGGCTTCGAGGCTCGGGTCGGCGGCATCGTCGAGGCGGTCTCGGCGGCGGCCCATCAACTGGAGGACGCCGCCCGGGCGATGAGCAATGCGGCGGGCCAGACCTCTGCCCTGAGCGCGTCGGCTGCCCAGGCCTCGGCCCAGGCGGCGCGCTCTTCCGACGGCATTGCCGCGGCGACGGAAGAACTCTCGGCCTCGATCCGCGAGATCTCCGCCCAGGTCGGCTCGTCGGCGCTGGCGGCGAACGCCGCCGAGGAGGAGGCGGCCCGCACCGCCGGGGAGGTCGAGCGCCTCGCCACCGCCGCCAACAATGTCGGCCGGATCGTCGGGTTGATCTCGGAGATCGCCGGCCAGACCAACCTGCTGGCGCTCAACGCCACCATCGAGGCGGCCCGCGCGGGCGAGGCGGGCCGGGGCTTTGCCGTGGTCGCGGCGGAGGTGAAGGGCCTCGCCGCCCAGACCGCCCGCGCCACCGACGAGATCGCCGGGCGGATGGCAGAGATCGAGGCCGCGACCGGCGCCTCGGTCTCGGGGATCACCGGCATCGCCCGCACCATCCGCGACCTGTCGCGGATCTCCAACGACATCGCCGCCGCGGTCGAAGAGCAGGGCGCGGCCACCGCCGAGATCGCCCGCACCACGGTCGAGACCTCGCAGGGCACGCGCCGCGCCTCGGAGGACGTGGCCGGCGTGGCCCACACGGCCGACGACGCCAGCACCGGCTCGGCCCAGGTGCTCGGCGCCGCCAGCGACCTCGCCCGGCAGGCTGCGGCGCTGCGCACGGAAGTCGGCGGCTTCCTGAATCAGGTCCGCGCAGCCTGA
- a CDS encoding Putative Response regulator receiver (Evidence 3 : Putative function from multiple computational evidences; Product type r : regulator) produces MDLPVPPAPDGDGRPLALVVESETAARIETADRLAEAGFEVLEAWSAQSALLQIERHAGLRLVVVDADLPLILPEDRFALPGEIARRRPDLALIALSAGPFPDAGTLPAGVRFAAKPLTPAFAREALAQLFCA; encoded by the coding sequence ATGGATCTGCCCGTTCCCCCTGCCCCGGACGGTGACGGGCGGCCACTGGCACTCGTCGTCGAAAGCGAAACCGCCGCGCGTATCGAAACGGCGGATCGTCTGGCGGAGGCGGGCTTCGAGGTGCTGGAGGCATGGAGTGCGCAGAGCGCGCTCCTCCAGATCGAGCGCCATGCGGGGCTGCGCCTCGTGGTCGTCGATGCCGACCTGCCCTTGATCTTGCCCGAGGACCGGTTCGCCCTGCCCGGCGAGATCGCCCGGCGCCGGCCGGATCTCGCCCTCATCGCCCTCTCGGCCGGTCCCTTCCCCGACGCCGGCACGCTGCCCGCGGGCGTTCGCTTCGCGGCCAAGCCCCTCACGCCGGCCTTCGCCCGGGAGGCGCTGGCGCAGCTTTTTTGCGCGTGA